In the Syntrophorhabdus sp. genome, one interval contains:
- a CDS encoding DUF4013 domain-containing protein has protein sequence MDIIPFIRFTVNSRYMARWIIGGLALFIPVLNFFSIGFLSRTSRLILVGGMGISTWQEKYEAWLEGVKLLFVFILYNAIPFFMFSSGFFLTTLNTFTAFFGHLMIKAAVFVIFPICSFFLPFAFTIFAERTDFREALEFEDILRGIKEVLVEYIIGYAATIAAVYVALLFMHIPYLIGFLISSVLTYYALLLSAFFFTGLYRRTSLCMQRVVPETNEEANNPEEK, from the coding sequence ATGGACATTATCCCCTTCATCCGTTTCACCGTAAACTCGCGCTACATGGCACGGTGGATAATCGGGGGCCTCGCCCTCTTCATCCCGGTGCTCAACTTTTTCTCCATCGGGTTTCTGTCCCGCACGTCGCGGCTCATCCTGGTCGGGGGAATGGGGATCTCCACGTGGCAGGAAAAATATGAGGCCTGGCTGGAAGGGGTCAAACTCCTGTTCGTCTTCATCCTCTACAACGCCATACCCTTCTTCATGTTCTCCAGCGGGTTCTTCCTGACAACGCTCAACACCTTCACCGCCTTCTTCGGTCACCTCATGATCAAGGCGGCGGTATTCGTCATCTTTCCCATATGCTCCTTCTTTCTGCCCTTCGCCTTCACCATCTTCGCGGAGCGCACCGATTTCAGGGAGGCCCTGGAATTCGAGGACATCCTGCGGGGCATCAAAGAGGTCCTCGTGGAATACATAATAGGTTACGCGGCAACCATCGCCGCCGTGTACGTGGCCCTCCTTTTCATGCACATCCCCTACCTCATAGGCTTCCTCATCTCCTCTGTCCTCACCTACTACGCGCTCCTCCTCTCCGCCTTTTTCTTCACCGGCCTCTACCGCAGGACAAGCCTGTGCATGCAGAGGGTGGTGCCGGAAACGAATGAAGAGGCAAATAACCCGGAAGAAAAATGA
- a CDS encoding STAS domain-containing protein produces the protein MEITKRREKDVSIVAVSGRIDAITAPDFEKSLDELITAGDRVILIDLTALGYISSAGLRSILSSAKKLKALSGEILFTGLQGPVEEVFQISGFKSIFKIYPSEAEALGSM, from the coding sequence ATGGAAATCACCAAACGCAGGGAAAAGGATGTCTCCATCGTTGCAGTGTCTGGAAGGATCGACGCGATCACCGCGCCGGATTTCGAGAAGAGCCTCGATGAGCTCATCACGGCGGGAGACAGGGTCATTCTCATCGACCTCACCGCCCTCGGCTACATCAGCAGCGCGGGGTTGAGAAGTATCCTCTCGTCGGCCAAGAAGCTCAAGGCCCTGTCGGGAGAAATACTTTTCACCGGTCTTCAGGGACCTGTCGAAGAGGTCTTCCAGATATCGGGGTTCAAGTCCATTTTCAAGATCTATCCCTCGGAAGCGGAAGCCCTCGGAAGCATGTGA
- a CDS encoding ATP-binding protein: MAEKIHILCSIELPAALESLPGFSARITGCAREAGFGEHKLSAMELVVEEAIVNIVKYSSSSPDSTIITTCGTDGSGAFYITIIDSGPPFDPLKRDTPDTSAGIDDRPVGGLGIFFIKEMTDGVTY, translated from the coding sequence ATGGCGGAGAAGATCCACATCCTCTGCAGCATCGAGCTCCCGGCGGCACTCGAGTCCCTGCCGGGGTTCTCGGCACGAATCACAGGGTGCGCGAGAGAGGCAGGCTTCGGCGAACACAAGCTCAGCGCCATGGAGCTGGTCGTGGAAGAAGCCATCGTCAACATCGTCAAGTATTCCTCTTCATCCCCCGACAGCACCATCATCACGACATGCGGCACCGACGGCAGCGGTGCGTTCTATATCACCATCATCGACAGCGGCCCCCCTTTCGATCCCCTGAAGAGGGACACGCCCGACACCAGCGCGGGGATCGACGACCGTCCCGTTGGGGGCCTCGGCATATTCTTCATAAAGGAAATGACCGACGGCGTCACCTACA